The following coding sequences lie in one Rutidosis leptorrhynchoides isolate AG116_Rl617_1_P2 chromosome 4, CSIRO_AGI_Rlap_v1, whole genome shotgun sequence genomic window:
- the LOC139840414 gene encoding uncharacterized protein, translated as MYSTIAKSNGNNDKTIANMIIAGFTGQLKGWWDNYLKPEDHTVILNTVKTENNEVVTQAVYTLVVNIIEHFTGRWSDNSDTIRTLLNGLRCPTLTSFRWYKDTFLSRVMELSDSNSNHWKSKLIDGLPSLFAERVRNSIRGNEASIRYENFTYGKLIGVCVQEGHYANKCKVKKKINSLNINDELKEGLSRILLLSDNTDSENDISESDNGSIEENIQCLEDESLMSDTDCDCKNSISSDNEIYKIQAQFENLQISVLNKDTYNLIKDIKDSKSKIKLIEKLLNEEASTSEPMDNLPNTQTYKMKKHYVNLPYEDDFDEKQIPTKARPCQMNSEYLQLCKREIQSLMEKKLIRPSKSQWSCTAFYVNKHAEQERGVPRLDDLYNQQFIIRTDCQSAKFMFTKDFKHDDSKQMFARWQAHLAPFDFQIIYKKGEENSIPDFLTREFLQE; from the exons ATGTATAGTACTATTGCTAAAAGTAATggaaataatgataaaactattgCTAATATGATAATAGCAGGATTTACAGGACAATTAAAAGGATGGTGggataattatttaaaacctgaagaCCATACTGTAATTCTTAATACTGTTAAGACAGAAAATAATGAGGTTGTTACCCAAGCTGTCTATACTTTAGTTGTTAATATAATTGAACATTTTACAGGAAGATGGTCTGATAATTCAGATACTATCAGAACACTTCTTAATGGATTAAGATGTCCGACTTTAACTTCATTCAGATGGTATAAAGACACATTTTTGTCCAGAGTTATGGAACTCTCAGATTCTAATAGTAATCATTGGAAATCAAAATTAATTGATGGTCTACCTAGTCTTTTTGCAGAAAGGGTTAGAAATTCTATAAGAGGAAATGAAGCCTCAATTAGATATGAAAATTTTACTTATGGGAAACTAATTGGAGTCTGTGTCCAAGAAG gtcaTTATGCAAATAAATGCAAAGtgaaaaagaaaataaatagtCTTAATATAAATGATGAATTAAAAGAAGGTTTATCAAGAATTTTACTACTTTCTGATAATACAGATTCAGAAAATGATATAAGTGAATCAGATAATGGTTCAATTGAAGAAAATATACAGTGTCTTGAAGATGAATCTTTAATGTCAGACACTGATTGCGATTGTAAAAATTCTATATCCTCTGATAATGAGATATATAAAATTCAAGCTCAATTTGAAAATCTTCAAATTAGTGTTCTTAATAAAGACACTTATAATTTAATTAAGGATATCAAAGATtcgaaatcaaagattaaactaatagAAAAATTATTAAATGAAGAGGCTAGTACTTCTGAACCAATGGATAATCTTCCAAATACTCAAACTTATAAAAT GAAGAAACATTATGTAAATCTTCCTTATGAAGATGATTTTGATGAAAAACAAATTCCTACAAAGGCAAGGCCGTGTCAAATGAATTCTGAATACCTGCAATTATGCAAAAGAGAAATTCAGTCCTTAATGGAGAAAAAATTAATAAGACCTTCTAAATCCCAATGGTCTTGTACTGCtttttatgttaataaacatgctGAACAAGAAAGGGGTGTACCTAGACTT GATGATTTATATAATCAACAATTTATAATCAGAACTGATTGTCAATCTGCAAAATTTATGTTTACAAAAGATTTTAAACATGATGATTCTAAGCAAATGTTTGCTAGATGGCAGGCTCATTTAGCCCCGTTTGATTTTCAAATAATTTACAAGAAAGGGGAAGAAAATTCTATTCCTGATTTCTTAACTAGAGAATTTTTGCAGGAATGA